GATACGCCACCTGTTCTGGACGAAACTAGTGGGGAAATTGTAacatcaaaagatgagcagcaTCAAACATCAAATGATACGTAATACACAGGCAGGATTTCGATCTAATAGATCCTGCATAGATCAAATAAGTGTCTTGATAGAACAAGCTGCGGAGTTTAACGCGGCAATGtggaaaacgttttgaaaaaggCTAAGGCCAGTTTTGCAATGCTACGGACGATTTGATACCGAACATAAATATCATATTCTAATCACTGCATCTAACCTATTGGACAAAAATGCTCTATGTTTATGCAAAATATGAGCTGCTAATGCGGGTTAGATTAAACCTCGTCCACTGTGGTAATGCTTGTAAATTCTACAAATGTGGAGCGATACGTCTTGAACACAAACCATTCGATAGTTATTGTTTTCCACATATGTCTCACAAGAATCATTAAAATCTTTACAAGAATACATCCATGTTTCCTCTTCAACTTTTAAAGAACTTTTCAAAGTTCCCTCGTATGTAAGTAAATTAGagtgtatgtatttgaaattaatttaattttgatcagTGGTTTTTATGTTGGTGGCCACGATTTTTAATGTTGTTGGTCTTTTTTATCATAATCGAAAATCGtgggttttttcaaaaaaaaacctttatgttgttgttgatggttttgttttggttgttgctgttattttaaTGACTTTGCATACAAGCCTTTCAttcatacaaacatatgtacatacgaGTACATTCTCTGGATgttctttatttctttctttcttttcagTCTCTTGACcattaattgttgtttttgctgctgtTACGATTTTGTAGTTGGAACTCTTGTACCTATTGAGTTCGCCATTGTTTAATGCGTTGGTGTTTCGCTTCCAACTCTTCTTGCGCTACGTGATCATCTCCTACCGTCATTTATTCTGTTCTGGGGCTGTtactgttgttggttttttagctttttatatCATGATTCTtatttacacaagattttgtaaTTCTCCAAAGAAAGGGAAAGAAGAAAGAATTTCTTAagtaatattagttttttttttatttttgttcgtttatttgttgttatattttacttttggtttggtttttttattattatttttgtagtggaaatgtttttattttcgcTTGAAAATGATTAATTTCATTGGAATTGAAATTGCTTTCGATTTTTAACATGTGAAACGGAAATTATtgcttgaaatttaaattttgttgatgtagttttaataaattttatttatacttaaaaatggCGGATGTGTCTTCTTTATAAGTAGAAATGAAaggttttttgataaaaatactGCGTCACTTTAATCGTTCGATTAAGTGGTAGTTGGGTTAATGAGTTTAAAACTGGGTCATTATAAATGGAGTGTTTTAACGTAtaaatttctttgaattttagCGCTACTTAGGAAGTAGCTTTCAATATTATAATATCTAATTggtcttaaaattaaaaaaataaaacaaataaataaataagaatttcaTACTAGGGCACACCAAAATATGTGTATATTGCCCCActgtatgaaaaatttatagtaATATGGGGAATGTGGATCATTGCTAAACTAGATCGAACATTTAAACTTGATATCTTTTCAATTGAATTGAtggcaaatttaaaattgttacattttttcacattttgggAAAATTCAACTCAGCGGCATACAGTCGctcaaaatcgtttttcatcggccaaaactttGTAACTGTTGAATCGAAATAACCTGCAAATATTCCATATTTAGTaaggtattcgaattattcgatttttctcttgttcgaataaaacgaataattcgaataagagattttaacttgttcgaataattcgatcacacgtttaaaattaatcgaattattcgaataatttaaattttttttaaaaaagtaaagaatgaagttttgatatcgggtttttaatattttattgttaaagaaaaacgttaaacttaacaatttaagtattgataatgttaaaaaacattcgaaaacaaagtccatcattaaattttcaacagaaatattctgatcagattaactcccgaacaatctacaaaacaattgactagcaaaccctttagtttccattttgtagctatactttaaaaaatttgagctagttggacatgatcctgaattcaaatacaacataaacgtattaagaacttttttatgtcgttcattaattcgtgttttaaattgagtaacaaattctttagtaaattaattattcactatttctaaattatttataactaattgtattatacatcaagctatcaacgttgccgaatctttgtttaataaagtggtcttagggaattacacaataaagggaatctgtccaaagtttgatatcattgtctgTGAACGtgactaatttgaagtcaggcagtgcaaatacgcaaaaagtttattaccatgttagacaaagatgttcaacgaaggtcaaaatcatgtataatggtgttttcttttctgacagaataaatgattttttttctgccttttacccttctttgtgttcttttctgaaaaaaatgtagtttggtcgtgttcttttctaataatgttaccctaaaaccctgaatatatgctacatgtttcaccattaattttttcaaagggttagaaatgcaccactttttatgtaagcaaaaaatataggcgcatattcataaacgatcacccagtgttaaattttttaagtacctatttaagTCATTCACAATTCgttactttcagcacaattagttagcacttaatcatgggtaaagttgtaactaaatgcaaactactaatacattcaaaaaaaacagctgattgatttcattttaatacatgtatacaaaaagaaaataatctagagatgttttacatacaaactataactatacattttttatgaacttttagagaacaaaaatagtctcttaatagctttataagccttttaattaattgcagtatatatcgatcaaaatattatcgatattttgttttctctatatgtcaaagcagtaactaagctagttatgaattgtgaataagatctacaactatctatgaactattttttagtttctgttttactagttccgactttagttatgatttatgaatatgcgccatagttttttaatatttagaagctacacaatatataggcaatattttgtgtcagaaaagaaaacaccataagacgaactccatgcttttcttgcaataaaacgatagtttgcaatatttgtgtttatcattcgatttattaaatattttgcaacacttacgtacgcggccgcccggttaataacatcacttatatacttacatattgttacgaaattgtacttgaattcaaatataacgattttaacggctgatttaaaagtagcataatgctttcaagtaacagtgctgtaaaactgtaacatatctgtgggcattgttaaataaaagctttcagttgatttgattgtaagttggcaacgctgtattcgagttcgaataatcagttaaagaacattgtagaaagtacaccacagatggcgtatgatctagaatattcgaactttgacagttaaagagctttctagagtaatgcagtgttataaatagtggcagaggttgcagtcgttagagagttgatcagagacgcttttcgaataaacatcatctgagtgccttaaagtgtgttgtgtttttcaagtaaattcgtgtacattataaattgtgtctgtaattctgagaattttaAACGTGTATAAATTTGAGTggttatttaattctgttgttgtacattttaaagaaataaagagttgttacaattttcaaactactaaacggcttttatttgcaatcaaatgtatccggtttatttaaaggaaataaaccagcgttttgaaaaggttaaaacgtaacaattggtgtcagaagtgggattgcaaattaataagcatgaagtttgaggaactgaaagttgaacaactcaagaaggaactgagtaagttggagctaccaacagcaggtaacaaggcagaattgcaAAAGAGGCTTATAGACGAATTCAaacggcgtgatattgacatcggtgcttacgaattcgagtataaggaagaaatggaagtttctacacgttcaacaacaagcagcatggatttaagcacaatgttcgcggctatgatggaaaaaatggaaacagccaacgagaaacttctgtCTGAAGTTAAAGCAGAAGTTCAAGAAACatctagagtcaacaatgagaaacttcttgccgacaatgagaaacttcgttctgaggttaaagctgaagtcaaagaaactaTAAAACACTTAGCggaaatggaagcgaaacttcaagaatcttctagagtaacagatgagaaaattcaggaaatgtctgaggttattaacTGCAGAGTGGATGTCATTGATAAAAAGGTTTCGGACTTAGAAACAAAAGTGAATAATGTTCAATGTCAAGAAGGAGCAGTTATTAACAACAGAATGGATGAAattgacaaaaaggtgtccgacTTGGTAACAAAAGTGAATAGTCATCAGTATCAAGAAGGAGCGgtacgaattattccagaatcctctagtagaataaaggcccctagttttgatggcactataccatttaatgtgttcaaattccagtttgatacagttgccaagagaaatgtatggagtaatgaagaaagagctataaaattgattttggccttgaaagggaacgcagcaatagttcttgaaagcgtaccagtaagtaacagaaatagctatgatgacataatggatgctctacaacgtaagtatggtggagaacacatgaaagaaatataccgaatggaattgcgtggtagagtacaaaacctaatgagacgctacaagactttgcggcagaaatcgaacgtttgatgcagcttacatatccagacgaaaaccatccgttattggaccatttcaagattgaggcatttgtgaatgggCTTCGTGACACCAAAGTCATCATTCTTTGAAACCGTCTCATTCGCGCTGGTACAAGAAACagcaaagataatttcaaagccccagttgtgtaatgtgcggaagatcgaggttgttgctgaaaatgatagaagtatggtcaacgaattaaaggaattaatagaggcagttttaaaggctttaagtaagagacaaactaaagccaaagttaaatgttataattgtggaaaaatgggtcacattcagcgaaactgcagagcACCAATAAAGTGAATCAGATATGTTTCAGCATTAAGAAATAACCAGAtggcgaatcatcaagcattacaggagccacctttaaagcgagcttgcactgagggacaggatctgacacccacacctgatggccctaccatctccatatcagtactgcagcaggaaaataacaatcttctagtgggtacatcaacggtcggaagcacatccttactatggacacgggagcgtcgcagtctatcatcagaacagatttagtaaagaaatcgatggaaccaatttgcaatgtaagtctacgcaccgctactggagagcctgccgctgtccatggtaaagttaatgtgaaactaactattggtggtattagcgtaaatcaagtctttgttgttgccgatattgtggacgaagtaatcattggtgcagacttcatgattagtcacagcattactttggatatgggacaaaaagtcatgaattggcgaaatgttaaaataccccttgacgtcggatatgagagcaagtctcaagtaagaaagttagtttttgttgagcacaaaaggttgccaccgaagtcagaggatttggtatgggcccgtaaggaagtggaggattatggtttgttggtgttggaaccagcggatgtgagaagtggccatgtaacaatggaggccctcgttgaacagtgcaacgacgGAATGGTTCCTGTCGGAGTGcttggtctgtcccgcagagaaaagatcaccaggccgggttccaagatgggtgaaggtgcttcagcagaaaaagaaatgcatgaactcgttcggagccgtattaaaatgataaatggccaaatgaaaaccagatatagctcacaaagtaataagggtttgtcatccaaattaaggaatcactgcaaaggaccacatagggcagttaagaaattggacgacatggtttatagaatacggaaatgtggaagaccgatatcgggaattaaagtttaacatctgaaacgactagctgcctatgggagaagtgaatctatgcctattcgggacgaacaggcttaagcggggggcagtgttacgaaattgtacttgaattcaaatataacgattttaacggctgatttaaaagtagcataatgctttcaagtaacagtgctgtaaaactgtaacatatctgtgggcattgttaaataaaagctttcagttgatttgattgtaagttggcaacgctgtattcgagttcgaataatcagttaaagaacattgtagaaagtacaccacagatggcgtatgatctagaatattcgaactttgacagttaaagagctttctagagtaatgcagtgttataaatagtggcagaggttgcagtcgttagagagttgatcagagacgcttttcgaataaacatcatctgagtgccttaaagtgtgttgtgtttttcaagtaaattcgtgtacattataaattgtgtctgtaattctgagaattttaAACGTGTATAAATTTGAGTggttatttaattctgttgttgtacattttaaagaaataaagagttgttacaattttcaaactactaaacggcttttatttgcaatcaaatgtatccggtttatttaaaggaaataaaccagcgttttgaaaaggttaaaacgtaacaatatatttaaagatcatggccttcatctatttcaatataatcattataaatgtcatcctcaatatcactttcgacgaccgtttcaaaatcacattctccatcacattcaactccattttgtccctttgtctttagttatttaataaatttaaatatatatacgaaattgtacttgaattcaaatataacgattttaacggctgatttaaaagtagcctaatgctttcaaataacagtgctgtaatagcaaactgtaaaatatctgtgggcattattaaaattgaataaaagctttcagttgaccattgatcgtaagttggcaacgctgtttgctgcgaccgtatattcgaattcgaatattcagttaaagaacattgtagaaagtacaccacagatggcgtatgtattagaaacctctagacagttaaagagaaatatagagtgcagatggcgtctttttcaagtgaattcgtgtacattataaagtgtgcctGAATTcctgcgaatttataaatgtgtataaaaaacattgagtgactatttaattctgtggttgttgtacattttaaataaataaagagttgttacaatttttaatttagtggtttaaaaattttaaactactaaacggcttttatttgcaatcaaaagtatccggtttatttaaaggaaataaacaaacattttgaaaaggttaaaacataacaatatgAACATTTactcgttttattcgattattctacataaaattgttcgaattattcgttattcgaaaatggccattttaaaattgttcgaataattattcgtaagaaattattcgattaatcgaacgatcattagtcgaatgaatttAGTTCAAAATTATTTCTGTACTCTAGCAGCCATTTCGCTTCTTCATCTAAGTCCCGATGTTTTACTCTTCATTAAGCAGATCTGACATTACCAGTAATATATCAAATACTTAGATCTTCATTTGTAGAATTTCGTGATATTTTTCTGGTATTGCGCTCTCTATAAAATCTGTAATCCATGTTCCTTCTTTCCCGGGCTTCCTCTGATATATCTCCAAGTGGTACTAAATGATGCAGACATATTTCTCCATGACTATTtggttatatatgtatatttgacaattgttttaaatctgAATGCTTTTTTGGTATCTGAAAATAAACTTCTTGATGTATTCCCATCGTTCGTATTGCCTGATCCTTGTTTTGGTTGATCTATTGGATTGGAATGGCTGTACTGTTGCAACTTGGGCTCTAATATCATCATGCATCATGAGTTTCctttttaaattctaatttaaTTGTTCTGCAGTATTTCATAGAAGATGGAGTTTGTTTTTTCCAAATCATACCCTTTTTTTGCATTCTACTGGTCGAAGGCTCCGAGTCTACCAAATTCTTTATCAATCTCAGTGGTGCAAATGACACCATGAACATATCTGTGTTGTGCTTGTATCGTTTTTGTTAAATGTGCAAATGgggctaaattgttttgaatgcacttaagtacattatggccacctaaaagtttcttcgaattttcttaagcatttgacagtattttcgttcggttttgacattaacttagggccattattacaacttgctgttatagttaaaggtaactttaagcaatagaaaaggtacccttaaagttaactttaactataacggcaagttgtaataatggcccttaagctagcttatgcacaTTATAGTTGCGCCTTTACACATTAATTGTAACGGTATTTGTTTTAGTTGCCAACTATTAAGTTGCCAGCAATACCATTTTAATCCTTAAGATAtgcttcagtttttttttaaatacaaattagtgCTACCAGATTTTGTATTAGAATCTGGCAGCGTTAAAAGCTGCTTGATTTTCCATTCTTGTTTACTTGCCATTTGGTGCCAAGTAAACGTCACGGACTGACATCAACaaaaccacttttttatatgaagtttttCGTAGCTAGATTTTGCGGTCTTTCAGCCAAACATTCCCATAAGAAATACACAGGCGTGAGCATGTGAGTCGCTCATGTTGAGCGGCTGATGTTGCCAGATTGATAGCATTTTATTATCTCTAGTTTTTTGTAGACAGAATGTCTACACTACAAAGTGTAGACATTGACAGCTGTTTGATTTTCCATTCCATTGTGGACAGAATtgtattgtttgtttattttactaaaaatccgttggaaattgcaatttattaataattttggctataaaaatgttttgtttaatgtagtaataatatttattgaaaaaaatgagaTCGAAACAagctcaaaaattaaaaatacaagcTGTGCAAAAGGAACAAGTCCAACTAGTACAAATTGAAAGCATCTTAACAAGTCTATTGGGCAAAGTAAACGAAAGCATCAATGAATTGAAGGTATTTATTATTGCATTAGATTCTCCCTGATATGGGTAACTATAAAAGCAGCAACTCGAGGTTAGCTGTCCAGAGAGGCTATTAGAAGAGACATTCACGCTGTTGCTTCTATTTCTGATTTGTTACGATTTATGTAGATATTTCCAGCAACACTGTCTGGTATCTGGGACTGTCTTTTGTCATCCAGTATATACTATTATTTCACATTCACTTAATTTCTGGAGTTTACTCttgttattaaatcaaaaatcctAATTCCTTTTTCTTTTTGCAAAATAGTACTTCAATCTCTATTGAGTAAAAATTATTGACATAAATCATTTGTTTTAATACTCTTTTTGAGGTGGAAGAACTCCAAATAAAGTCCAACCTTGTGGAGCAATACACCCAAGATGATCTGCCGACAACATCAGCACATGCAGCATCTAGGTTCAATGCAACTTATCTCCAGGCCGATACAGATCCATTAAACATACAACAACCAAATGCTACAATCGACATGGAGGGCATAGAAGATATTAACAAACAAATGTTGGCCTTAGAATCACTACTTGTTCCACTGAAGCGAGAGAACTATAAGGAGGAAGAAGAAGAGGAGGACGATGATGACTACGATGAAGAGGATGATGAATACATGCCCTCCGATGATGATTGAAAaagaattttgaattaaaacaaGACTGAGGAAGAAATTAAtgactttttttacattttattaatttcttaaatataattttttataattataataattttgttattatagtCTGCCAGGAATAAAggtaatatatatataattatatgtgtataagttaattatttaattaattacaagCTTTTGTTCATAAAGAAAAGCACAATTGAAAACTTTTCTAACATCAACAAAATAAGTATACAATAGAAGTATAAACATGTACAAAATGGAATGTAAATTattgattattttgtttttgaatgagaaaatatgcgtttttttaatgttaataatttatataaaataaataaatattcgtaCTAATGATAATATATTTTGGGGAAAATATAGACTAGAGAATTAGTTATacattgttttaatttgttttatactgGTATAGAATTATTGAtcttttcaaatacatatttatataaataagattttaacaTAAAGTCGAAATTATTGCGTTTTTACAATAGAGATTGTTCGAGCATAATATTTTCGAAACCTGCTGGCGGTgcataatgaaatttattcaaaataatgtCTAATATTGCTCCATTACCAACTGTAAAGAAAGGGAATAAGTATaagtaaaagtttttatttaaataaaaaaagtacatatttttggtaaaaatttaattggtgGAATAGAAATGATTGTGCAATAAACGATTGTATTAATAGCATTTAGTGACATATTTGTGAAGTTAACAATTTAATGAGAATTCTTGTTTGtgaaattattattgttgtattatataaaaatgcttGCATCTAATATATTTCCGATACAATTTATCTTTTTTCAAGatcagaaaatatatttgattaatgtgtgaaattatttaaaaattaatttataactcACCAAAAATAACCGGATACACCGTGCTGGCTTTAACATTGCGAAATGGTACTTCCAGATTTTTaccattaaaatagaaattcaaTTCAATGTGATCAAACGAAACGCCAACAATGTCACCCTCATCGGGAAAGCTGTGCGTTTGTTCCTCCAAAGCACTATCCGTATCAGTCTTTGTTAAACCATTTTCAGGCGCATCACTCTCGCTTTTACCCGTTGTCAATAACAAGTCCTCATTTATGTCTTCTATGCCTATTAAGCCAGGAACCGCTGAACCATTCAGTATCATGTTCGCCCCACCACCATTTTGCAATTTTGGTTCATTTGTATAGGCCACCACTGGGCCAAACTCTTCGCCATTGTGTCTGCTCACATTGTCGGAACATAAACACCAGGAATCCTTGTCAAGGCcaccaaattttttattcaaatcagCTTGACGTGTTGCCAAACCAATAGACCAAATACCCttctgttgaattttaacttcaaaataGGATTTTGATTGTACCAAAGGTGCTGTTGCCAAACAACCGCCTGTGCCAGTTATACGCAAATAATTTGATAGTAAAATCACCTCCGTACCttgaaattgaaaaagaaaataattcacttgaaacaaaattcaataatttcagtttttggaaaattgctCATTGGACGATACAAAACCGATTATCAGtgatcaaatattcgacatattccaaaaaccggttttcgaataattcgaaaaagcgtaatttttaaaaaccggttttcggtttttttaatcaaaaaccggttcgaataaccggtttttaaatttttagtcaatttatgaattgaggtataaattaagcttaaatattttttttattaaaactaaaatttatttaatacaactttaaatatgtttaatattataaatcaaaagaaatgatatatattaatattatattaacacatactaatagttagttgtattttttaaaataatatttcaagaaGAGAATACTAAATGATTTGAGGACACACGATTcctcaatttatttttgattaaaaaagtaacagaaataaaactttaatttatagttaaaattgcattgtataaaagatttactgtattttaactttttgaaaatttgtccaaGTAATCAAAATCTGGTTTTAAATCGCTAGTTGTTGCATACTAGTTTTTTTGTGTGGATTTCGAAATTTGAGCTTCTAAATTTTGCGAGtcatattcaatatattctaaaCCTATATCTACGTATGGGAAGCTGGAACGATTAAACCTTGTTATTAAAATCAGTAGTGACAATGGCAGTGGTACAGTATCAATGACTTTTTATGATATCCACCAATTCAAAAGACACGAGGTTAGTATAAATTAAACACGCGCCAGAATGATACGCAAAATTTTCGAAGGTAAAACACAAAACTGAGCCAGAAATAATGACAATGACGCACGACTGTGCCTAGTCCTTGATGTATAACTTGTTAATGGCATTCAACATGAAATCATAATACCCATTTAGAAGAAAAGTGTTGTTTAAAGTAATCGCagaatcttaaaatatataaaaaaatattcgattttgtcgaataattcgaaacaaaaaaaccggtttgtcgaacAATCctccttttgtaaaaaccggtttaaaaaaaccggaaaattggaaaatagccggtttttcgaataattcgaaaaccggtttgaccaCTCTACTTATGATAGTTTCTATAGCCTACAGTATAGTTCAAAATATATTGAATCTTTTCTAATTCGATAGaaagaaaatcgaaaataatttctcagttttattaacaacattttatttcattacacagtgcaacacaaaaaatataaccatatacggacaacactacgtgataaaagaccaaaaaaaagacccgtgtctcagTTTTGTTCAAAgtcatgcattttttttaatggaccccAAAGATTAGGGGCctttgtagcccttgtcataaagaac
The nucleotide sequence above comes from Calliphora vicina chromosome 1, idCalVici1.1, whole genome shotgun sequence. Encoded proteins:
- the LOC135962299 gene encoding SPRY domain-containing protein 7, with translation MFCCLRSCLNGNIHKSNTIVSKVREPEIHLDAAHIGTEVILLSNYLRITGTGGCLATAPLVQSKSYFEVKIQQKGIWSIGLATRQADLNKKFGGLDKDSWCLCSDNVSRHNGEEFGPVVAYTNEPKLQNGGGANMILNGSAVPGLIGIEDINEDLLLTTGKSESDAPENGLTKTDTDSALEEQTHSFPDEGDIVGVSFDHIELNFYFNGKNLEVPFRNVKASTVYPVIFVGNGAILDIILNKFHYAPPAGFENIMLEQSLL
- the LOC135962309 gene encoding uncharacterized protein LOC135962309, which produces MRSKQAQKLKIQAVQKEQVQLVQIESILTSLLGKVNESINELKVEELQIKSNLVEQYTQDDLPTTSAHAASRFNATYLQADTDPLNIQQPNATIDMEGIEDINKQMLALESLLVPLKRENYKEEEEEEDDDDYDEEDDEYMPSDDD